A single Marinitoga aeolica DNA region contains:
- a CDS encoding HD-GYP domain-containing protein, which yields MRYGELIKKHIKNSTIQNMIFILIILVLWSLTFLNINSTLKSVSKINLNNFNDIMNHYYYHLKYISIINDEKLLEDIDISKFFVINKNGNIRKTLPSNFSINSDISNTVFYNQLLKNHTGIFIFKSKFPDNISHLYIGGKFNESYLVGQLKKPEFETDSNYFLTIEDEKGNVIYSRYKLNQINKIILFKNRIYINTSSKWNNLILTTFLDITNQLLYNFIISMFMFLIIIWNFISRKNSLKFMNRFDIEFSEIIKSMENFLKELRILDRQSFLNVSENDFQEVLNPIKNENFYFEELKELKEVEFLSIKEMLELFDEISASTEELEATNKELEDLYLQVEKAYNDLEDSYRKFSAHLSAIAEKYDEITGNHIERVAKYSRLIAEKMGYDSKFVNDIEAYAPLHDIGKLMIKHEILNKPGGLTRDEYEEMKKHTIYADKIFGNDERFIMAKNIAMYHHENYDGSGYPFGLSGEEIPIEARIVALADIYDALRSERPYKDEYDHKEAYNIIVYGDFKTKPSIFDPEVLEIFKKYHIEFDKIYTEYKKMEIKNRNIESKKIKELKKVN from the coding sequence ATGAGATATGGCGAGTTGATAAAAAAACATATAAAAAATTCCACAATACAAAATATGATTTTTATTTTAATTATATTAGTATTGTGGTCTTTAACTTTCTTAAATATTAACTCTACATTAAAATCTGTTTCTAAAATTAATTTAAATAATTTTAATGATATTATGAATCACTATTACTATCATTTAAAATATATTAGTATTATAAATGATGAAAAATTATTGGAGGATATTGACATATCAAAATTTTTTGTAATAAATAAAAATGGAAATATAAGAAAAACATTGCCATCTAATTTTAGTATAAATTCAGATATTTCAAATACAGTTTTTTATAATCAATTATTGAAAAATCATACAGGTATTTTTATTTTTAAAAGTAAATTTCCAGACAATATTTCTCATTTGTATATAGGTGGTAAATTTAATGAAAGTTATTTGGTTGGGCAGTTAAAAAAACCAGAATTTGAGACAGATTCCAATTATTTTTTAACCATAGAGGATGAAAAAGGAAATGTTATTTACTCAAGATATAAATTAAATCAAATAAACAAAATAATATTATTTAAAAATAGAATTTATATAAATACATCCTCAAAATGGAATAATTTAATATTAACGACTTTTTTAGATATAACAAATCAGCTATTGTATAATTTTATTATTTCTATGTTTATGTTTTTAATAATAATATGGAATTTTATTTCAAGAAAAAATAGTTTGAAATTTATGAATAGGTTTGATATCGAGTTTTCTGAAATAATAAAGAGCATGGAAAATTTTTTGAAAGAATTAAGAATATTAGACAGACAAAGTTTTTTAAATGTATCAGAAAATGATTTTCAGGAAGTTTTAAATCCTATAAAAAATGAAAATTTTTATTTTGAAGAGTTAAAAGAATTAAAGGAAGTGGAGTTTCTTTCAATAAAAGAGATGTTAGAGCTGTTTGATGAAATTAGTGCTTCTACAGAAGAGTTGGAAGCAACAAATAAGGAGCTTGAAGATTTATATTTACAGGTTGAAAAAGCATATAATGATTTGGAAGATTCGTATAGGAAATTTTCAGCGCATTTATCAGCTATTGCTGAAAAATATGATGAGATAACTGGTAATCATATTGAAAGGGTAGCAAAATATTCCAGATTAATAGCGGAGAAAATGGGATATGACTCTAAATTTGTTAATGATATAGAAGCATATGCCCCTTTGCATGATATAGGAAAATTGATGATTAAGCATGAAATTTTAAATAAACCTGGTGGTTTAACCAGGGATGAATATGAAGAAATGAAAAAGCATACAATATATGCAGACAAAATATTTGGAAATGATGAGCGCTTTATAATGGCTAAAAATATTGCTATGTATCATCATGAAAATTATGATGGAAGTGGATATCCGTTTGGATTATCTGGTGAAGAAATTCCTATTGAAGCCAGAATAGTAGCTCTTGCGGATATTTATGATGCTCTGAGAAGTGAAAGGCCATATAAAGATGAATATGATCATAAGGAAGCATATAATATCATAGTATATGGAGATTTTAAAACAAAACCGTCAATTTTTGATCCTGAAGTATTAGAAATATTTAAAAAGTATCATATTGAATTTGATAAAATATATACTGAATATAAAAAAATGGAGATTAAAAATAGAAATATTGAAAGCAAAAAAATAAAAGAATTAAAAAAAGTGAATTAA
- a CDS encoding transposase, producing MNIEELKNDIEAENFLIDIGVLKINKVCPYCGSTEVYSIRRNHFKCKSCRREWSKYNGTIFKDIRIKPLKFLKIIHELSKGRLIKRISEDLEVSYNTVLKIKNLILKRLLKKVFDIDELKSLFSVGIKLTENGINLNYIENFDINELSTLKNEKIGRLYIFKNYNNYDLYIVFSEKIIKPFEKNSIKLNLNTARKELRYLLKNFSEKVFNGKISNIETLLFTLTHSHLIHEEGEERIFYIFLEILKN from the coding sequence ATGAATATCGAAGAATTGAAAAATGATATAGAAGCAGAGAATTTTTTAATTGATATTGGTGTATTAAAAATAAATAAAGTTTGTCCGTATTGCGGTAGTACAGAAGTTTATTCAATTAGAAGAAATCATTTTAAGTGCAAGAGTTGCAGAAGAGAATGGTCTAAATATAATGGTACAATTTTTAAGGATATAAGAATAAAACCTTTAAAATTCTTAAAAATAATTCACGAACTTTCAAAAGGAAGGTTAATAAAAAGAATTTCTGAAGATTTGGAAGTTTCATATAATACAGTTTTAAAAATTAAAAATTTGATTTTAAAACGACTATTAAAAAAAGTTTTTGATATTGATGAACTTAAATCATTGTTTTCTGTGGGTATAAAACTAACTGAAAACGGAATAAATTTAAATTATATAGAAAATTTCGATATAAATGAATTATCGACTTTGAAAAACGAAAAAATTGGAAGACTTTATATTTTCAAAAATTACAATAATTATGATTTATATATAGTATTTTCAGAAAAAATTATTAAACCATTTGAAAAAAACTCAATCAAATTAAATTTAAACACAGCAAGAAAAGAATTACGTTATTTATTAAAAAATTTCTCAGAAAAAGTCTTTAATGGAAAGATTTCAAACATTGAAACTTTGCTATTTACATTAACTCATAGTCACTTAATCCATGAAGAAGGCGAAGAAAGGATTTTTTATATTTTTTTAGAAATACTCAAAAATTAA
- a CDS encoding NCS2 family permease produces the protein MEKFFKLKENGTTVTTEILAGLTIFLSMAYILFVNPSILVTAMAPGAGPETSVYAQYFGALMVATIFGAATATLVMGLYANYPFALAPGMGLNAYFTYTVVLKMGIPWQIALGAIFVEGIIFIILTASGARTFVVRVIPQNIKFATSAGIGLFIAFIGLKSANIIVSNPATFVGLGDLTKPDSLLAIIGLILTAVLFALRVPGSILLGIILTTIIGAFPVFGVTHYQGIIGKIPSIAPTFLKMQLTWGDLITGSFWVVVLTFFFVDFFDTLGTLTGLAQSAGFIKKGESDFPRSNRAYMADAIGTTVGALFGTSTVTTYIESETGIAQGGRTGLTSVTVAVLMLLMLFFSPLGLTIPAAATAPALIFVGSLMLKNLVNIKWEDTTEAVPAFITIIMMPLTYSIANGIALGLVVYPLVKVFSGKGKEIHWFNWFLALAFVYYLVFLQH, from the coding sequence GTGGAAAAGTTTTTCAAGTTAAAGGAGAATGGAACAACAGTAACCACTGAGATTTTAGCTGGGTTAACTATTTTTTTGAGTATGGCATATATATTATTTGTTAACCCAAGCATTTTGGTAACGGCGATGGCACCTGGTGCAGGCCCAGAAACATCAGTGTATGCACAATATTTTGGTGCTTTGATGGTGGCAACTATTTTTGGTGCTGCAACAGCTACTTTAGTAATGGGGCTTTATGCTAATTATCCATTTGCATTAGCACCAGGTATGGGTTTGAATGCATATTTCACATACACAGTAGTCCTTAAAATGGGTATTCCATGGCAGATAGCTTTAGGAGCAATTTTTGTTGAAGGTATTATTTTTATTATATTAACCGCATCTGGAGCAAGAACATTTGTGGTAAGAGTAATACCTCAAAACATAAAATTTGCAACAAGTGCTGGTATTGGTTTGTTTATTGCATTTATTGGCTTAAAGAGTGCTAACATTATAGTATCTAATCCCGCAACATTTGTTGGATTAGGCGATTTAACAAAGCCGGATTCTCTATTAGCAATTATAGGATTAATTTTAACAGCTGTATTATTTGCTTTAAGAGTTCCTGGGTCAATTTTGTTAGGTATTATTTTAACAACAATTATAGGGGCCTTTCCGGTATTTGGGGTTACTCATTATCAGGGTATTATAGGTAAGATACCAAGTATTGCTCCTACTTTTCTTAAAATGCAACTTACCTGGGGAGATTTAATAACCGGATCATTCTGGGTTGTAGTTTTAACATTTTTCTTTGTTGACTTCTTTGATACATTAGGAACATTAACAGGTTTGGCTCAAAGTGCTGGTTTTATTAAAAAAGGGGAAAGTGATTTTCCAAGATCAAACAGAGCATATATGGCAGATGCTATTGGAACTACTGTTGGTGCTTTATTTGGAACATCTACAGTTACTACATACATTGAAAGTGAAACTGGTATTGCCCAGGGTGGAAGAACTGGTTTGACTTCTGTAACAGTAGCTGTTTTAATGTTGTTAATGCTTTTCTTCTCACCATTAGGGTTGACGATTCCTGCAGCAGCAACGGCTCCGGCATTGATTTTTGTTGGGTCTTTAATGCTTAAAAATTTAGTTAATATAAAGTGGGAAGATACAACAGAAGCAGTTCCAGCATTTATTACAATTATAATGATGCCTCTTACATATTCTATTGCTAATGGTATTGCTCTTGGTTTGGTAGTATATCCATTAGTTAAGGTTTTTTCTGGAAAAGGAAAGGAAATACATTGGTTCAACTGGTTCCTTGCTTTAGCCTTTGTATATTATTTGGTTTTCTTACAACATTAA
- a CDS encoding outer membrane lipoprotein-sorting protein, with translation MKRKAVLMTVVLILTSFVFAITGQEVLDNVKDAHDNFKTEKSLIIMKLKDSNGDIREREFDMYLMHSGDDSLALVRFNKPSEVKKITLLTLSDDEIYLYMPAYRKTKRISGGAKNGKFVGSDFKYNDISLLYNEQTDDYDANLIKETDKEYVVEVIPHEKDNDYGRIVMTIKKDHMLFEKIEFYNHENKLIKIMNFKDEKDFDGHILATTIELNNLEENHSTILEIKEVEFDIPITKKFFDRRNISKPVLKYK, from the coding sequence ATGAAAAGAAAGGCAGTATTAATGACAGTTGTATTGATTTTAACTTCTTTTGTATTTGCTATTACAGGTCAGGAAGTACTTGATAATGTAAAGGATGCACATGATAACTTTAAAACAGAAAAATCTTTGATAATAATGAAATTAAAAGATTCAAATGGAGATATAAGGGAAAGAGAATTTGATATGTATTTAATGCATTCAGGTGATGATTCATTGGCTTTAGTAAGATTCAACAAACCATCAGAAGTTAAAAAAATTACATTATTGACTTTATCTGATGATGAAATATATTTATATATGCCAGCATATAGAAAGACAAAGAGGATTTCTGGTGGAGCAAAGAACGGAAAATTTGTGGGATCAGATTTTAAATATAACGATATCTCTTTATTGTATAACGAACAAACTGATGATTATGATGCTAATTTAATAAAAGAAACAGATAAAGAATATGTTGTTGAAGTTATTCCACATGAAAAAGACAATGATTATGGAAGAATAGTTATGACAATAAAAAAGGATCATATGTTATTTGAAAAAATTGAATTTTATAATCATGAAAATAAGTTAATTAAGATAATGAATTTTAAAGATGAAAAAGATTTTGATGGTCATATTTTAGCAACAACTATTGAATTAAACAATTTAGAAGAAAACCATTCAACAATTCTGGAAATAAAGGAAGTAGAATTTGATATTCCAATTACAAAGAAATTCTTTGATAGAAGAAATATATCAAAACCAGTATTGAAATATAAATGA
- a CDS encoding efflux RND transporter permease subunit, which translates to MKINKKSSIFIVILISLLTVFFGFYAAKVSVKDNIASYVPKNDPDKKIYDEVADEFGLNGIILTGVKFDNAYKHFGEINALTEKLKKLNVVDNVISPVNAPRISVTEDGDISVGNLKSSYDFSTDDSYDFEKLKNELLNDDMIKGKFISEDGKSVLFAIGLKKDVEEKSAGLMVKNVFKDANVDYYIFGTAIANREIEEIVKDNLLKLIPIVLILVMLVLYFSYKNIAGVILPIISVLIADIWTVGIMYLLGINFNITTSAVPIAVVGIGTAYSIHIISKYYEELHRGISAADAVNETLKHVGTAVVLSALTTIAGFLSLLTADLTPVWQLGIFTSLGIALALLMATVFVPAMLMIFQPKSNANLSEEGESHLLKTFTSKIIHHRAITLSIILVLILSTTFFIPKIKSDMQIENFMSEKTHMVQGSKFLRKNFGGNDYIFIDFLAKKDNTFRDFYFNRTIRDISLFAKKYSVVSQITNIGDVVANLTEGFTGHEYVPGSNYAMEQNYMLIEGSEGIDKILSPEKNEAISQIMVNTKSFSDVKVLEKALKEYIDKNIIKEYKVEDFDIENPEHIKVYGKEIKQFVISRNGHYNEDILNTMIEAKSKDIEELVSNLDKKSLFNMFNDYLKYNDEDNIDYETFLNLVNGGKVEDYISEYYEYFLYDYEPNIRADYAKNKLSSLNINLSEKALDELAQYVNDEQVPVEGGNNVLEVRVTGIPVLTNKVNDMVFDNQKESMLLAYAMVFILFAIQMHSIILGLLALIPITLTIIVNFGIMGLTGISLNAATVTIASITIGTGIDYTIHYLSRFKKEYRENKDKFKAAIRTSATSGRAILINSLAVILGFATFIFSEIGMLKQFGILTATAMIVAPFLTLTIFPVLMTMLTDKLLTKFSKESVIKRKLKSRRVKA; encoded by the coding sequence ATGAAAATAAACAAGAAGAGTTCGATATTTATCGTTATATTAATATCGCTACTTACAGTATTTTTTGGCTTCTATGCAGCAAAAGTTAGTGTTAAAGATAATATAGCAAGTTATGTTCCCAAGAATGATCCAGACAAAAAGATATATGATGAAGTTGCAGATGAATTCGGATTAAACGGAATTATACTTACAGGTGTAAAGTTTGATAATGCATATAAACATTTTGGTGAAATAAATGCATTGACAGAAAAATTAAAAAAATTAAATGTAGTGGATAATGTTATTTCACCAGTCAATGCCCCAAGAATTAGCGTTACAGAAGACGGAGATATATCTGTTGGAAATTTGAAATCCAGTTATGATTTTTCAACAGATGATTCATATGACTTTGAGAAATTGAAAAATGAGTTATTAAATGATGATATGATAAAAGGTAAATTTATTTCAGAAGATGGAAAAAGTGTATTGTTTGCCATAGGATTAAAGAAAGATGTAGAAGAAAAATCCGCTGGATTAATGGTTAAAAATGTATTTAAAGACGCAAATGTTGATTATTACATTTTCGGGACAGCGATCGCAAATAGAGAAATTGAAGAAATAGTAAAAGATAATTTATTAAAATTAATTCCTATTGTATTGATTCTTGTTATGCTTGTTCTTTACTTTAGTTATAAAAATATAGCCGGAGTAATTTTACCTATTATCTCTGTGTTAATAGCAGATATATGGACTGTTGGAATAATGTATCTTTTAGGTATTAATTTTAATATTACAACATCAGCAGTGCCAATAGCTGTAGTTGGTATAGGAACAGCATATTCCATTCATATTATTAGTAAATATTATGAAGAATTACATAGAGGGATCTCTGCAGCAGATGCAGTTAATGAAACATTAAAACATGTTGGTACAGCGGTAGTATTAAGCGCTTTAACTACTATAGCTGGATTTTTATCATTATTAACAGCTGATTTGACTCCTGTATGGCAGTTAGGTATTTTTACATCATTAGGAATAGCTTTAGCTTTATTAATGGCTACAGTTTTTGTACCTGCTATGTTAATGATTTTTCAACCTAAATCAAATGCTAATCTTTCAGAAGAAGGTGAAAGTCATTTATTAAAAACTTTTACAAGTAAAATAATTCATCATAGAGCAATTACGTTATCAATTATTTTAGTTTTAATATTATCAACAACTTTCTTTATACCAAAAATTAAATCTGATATGCAAATTGAAAACTTTATGAGCGAAAAAACTCATATGGTTCAAGGTTCTAAATTTTTGAGAAAGAATTTTGGTGGAAATGATTATATTTTTATAGATTTTCTCGCAAAAAAAGATAATACATTTAGAGATTTTTACTTTAATAGAACAATAAGAGATATTTCGTTGTTTGCAAAAAAATATTCTGTAGTATCTCAGATTACTAATATAGGTGATGTTGTAGCGAATTTAACAGAAGGATTTACAGGTCATGAATATGTTCCCGGTTCTAATTATGCAATGGAACAAAACTATATGTTAATTGAAGGTAGTGAAGGAATAGATAAAATATTATCACCAGAAAAAAATGAAGCAATTTCTCAGATTATGGTAAATACAAAAAGTTTTAGCGATGTAAAGGTTTTAGAAAAAGCATTGAAGGAATATATTGACAAGAATATTATAAAAGAATACAAAGTAGAAGATTTTGATATAGAAAATCCAGAGCATATAAAAGTGTATGGTAAAGAAATAAAACAATTTGTTATTTCGAGAAATGGTCATTACAATGAAGATATTTTAAATACAATGATAGAAGCTAAATCAAAAGATATTGAAGAACTTGTATCAAATTTAGATAAAAAATCTTTATTTAACATGTTCAATGATTATCTTAAATACAATGATGAAGATAACATTGATTATGAAACATTTTTAAACTTAGTTAATGGTGGAAAAGTTGAAGATTATATTTCTGAATATTATGAGTATTTTTTATACGATTACGAACCAAATATAAGAGCTGATTATGCAAAAAACAAATTGTCTTCTTTAAATATAAATTTATCAGAAAAAGCATTAGATGAATTAGCTCAATATGTGAATGATGAACAGGTTCCTGTGGAAGGTGGGAATAATGTTCTTGAAGTTAGAGTAACTGGAATTCCTGTTTTAACAAATAAGGTTAACGATATGGTTTTTGATAATCAAAAAGAAAGTATGTTGTTAGCTTATGCGATGGTATTCATATTGTTTGCAATTCAAATGCATTCAATAATTTTAGGATTATTAGCATTAATTCCAATAACATTAACAATTATTGTAAACTTTGGAATAATGGGATTAACAGGTATTTCATTAAATGCAGCAACTGTTACTATAGCATCCATCACTATAGGTACTGGTATTGATTATACAATTCATTATTTATCAAGATTTAAAAAGGAATATAGAGAAAATAAAGACAAATTTAAGGCAGCTATAAGAACTTCTGCCACATCAGGAAGAGCAATATTAATCAATTCATTGGCAGTTATCTTAGGTTTCGCAACATTTATCTTTTCTGAAATAGGAATGCTTAAGCAATTTGGTATTTTAACAGCAACAGCAATGATTGTAGCGCCATTTTTAACTTTAACTATATTCCCTGTTTTAATGACTATGTTAACTGACAAATTATTAACTAAATTTTCCAAAGAATCAGTTATAAAAAGAAAATTAAAAAGTAGGAGGGTGAAAGCATGA
- a CDS encoding CheR family methyltransferase, producing the protein MLKKKIKEILDKYSLKYDKKRIKNIENIIGYFKNMSYDELENIILENYTIGESYFFRDKELWDSLKKYLSLNKKDKYNILSLGCSRGEEVYTLSFVLNDIKNIEYKITGVDASFERIKQAKEGKYKYWSIRKLSQIEINKYFEKKDDYYFVKEKYKKNINFEVSDIGKYIKRDIKYDIIFLRRVLIYFTEIQINSILKNIKNILNNEGLLILGHGEFYPYITELFEFETINNVVLWKKTSSINKNISHKLQNFKTFRKSVLKENTNLKKPIESNKKKKLIESMANISEEEYLEIIENLISEKNYIFAYNLIKKIADKSLNYLIWKYKAFLEIQLNLDYKDSLNKAIFLNPDDEELWNMKNYGR; encoded by the coding sequence ATGCTTAAAAAAAAGATTAAAGAAATTTTAGATAAATATAGTCTTAAATATGATAAAAAAAGAATTAAAAATATCGAAAATATAATTGGTTATTTTAAAAATATGTCATATGACGAATTAGAAAATATAATCCTGGAAAATTATACAATAGGTGAATCATATTTTTTTAGAGATAAAGAATTATGGGATAGTTTAAAAAAATATTTGTCTTTAAATAAAAAGGATAAATATAACATATTAAGTTTAGGATGTTCCAGAGGTGAAGAAGTATACACTCTATCTTTTGTTCTTAACGACATTAAAAATATTGAATATAAAATTACAGGTGTAGATGCTTCTTTTGAAAGAATTAAACAGGCTAAAGAGGGTAAATATAAGTATTGGAGTATTAGAAAATTATCTCAAATAGAAATTAATAAATATTTTGAAAAAAAGGATGATTATTATTTTGTTAAAGAAAAATATAAAAAGAATATTAATTTTGAAGTAAGTGATATTGGAAAATACATAAAAAGAGATATTAAATATGATATAATATTTTTAAGGAGAGTTTTAATATATTTTACAGAAATACAGATAAATTCTATTTTAAAAAATATAAAAAATATACTTAATAATGAAGGTTTATTGATTTTAGGACATGGAGAATTTTATCCTTACATTACAGAATTGTTTGAATTTGAGACAATAAATAATGTTGTATTATGGAAAAAAACAAGTAGTATAAATAAAAATATTAGTCATAAACTGCAAAATTTTAAAACATTTAGAAAAAGTGTATTAAAAGAGAATACTAATTTAAAGAAGCCTATAGAATCTAATAAAAAGAAAAAATTAATAGAATCGATGGCTAATATTTCCGAAGAAGAATATTTAGAGATAATAGAGAACCTAATATCAGAAAAAAACTATATATTTGCATATAATTTAATCAAAAAAATAGCCGATAAATCTTTAAATTATCTAATATGGAAATATAAAGCTTTTTTAGAAATTCAATTAAATTTAGATTATAAAGATTCGCTGAATAAAGCAATTTTTCTAAATCCAGATGATGAAGAACTATGGAATATGAAAAATTATGGGAGATGA